In one window of Arachis ipaensis cultivar K30076 chromosome B06, Araip1.1, whole genome shotgun sequence DNA:
- the LOC107646072 gene encoding histone-lysine N-methyltransferase EZA1 isoform X3 — protein sequence MVTKATDSASKPQNQHGEPMEDTSGTLASKIDQMRKQIQEERIISVKEKLQKNGENLQHQISAILSVISSWDSSQTKENRASEMLSSRINQPQSKYLSLFQLLGENNPHGIPAPSIRLPSIEKIPTYTTWMHLARNEKMSEDQSIIGRRRIYYEKHGGEALICSDSDEELTENEGVKHEFSEGEDRLLWMAFEELGLTDEVLNIVSQFVQGTSLEIQDRYKDLKAKSMGRQNQHHEDSGEYKPHIGICLEKSLSAALDSFDNLFCRRCIQLFDCPLHGCSQPLIYPSEKQPVWSEPEGDRKPCSDQCYLLLKDVKMLSEYLTPGSLQGKITATEESDEILAPSSGEGPSNQSTKAISQEERRLTEDIGCCGDLKSDVPVPEIMGKRKVKNKSDSALRDSILPPDDSQTQNSSKKMKKISDDIVTGSSDLNLDACNEEKQRVTHASSEVSAEHTSGSSGNVKPDKDVVDRQKDTKNEIEFKNLYSSMEGQVDEKLSFSDWKTLEKELYFKGVEMFGRNSCLIARNLLSGLKTCKEVATYMSFPHTSSNGPSSITDENGKITANRTMSSRSRTLRKRGKTRKSKYSSKSAGIPFAWKRIASGKNQSIKQYTPCECQTMCGKDCPCQTNETCCEKYCGCSDICKNRYRGCHCAKSQCRSRQCPCFAAGRECDPDVCRNCWVSCGGGSLGEPPRRGDGHCGNMRMLLRQRQRILLAKSSLVGWGAFIKNSVNKNDYLGEYTGELISHKEADKRGKIYDRENSSFLFNLNDQLVLDACRKGDKLKFANHWESPNCVAKVMLVAGDHRVGIFANKNINAGEELFYDYCYEPEHRPPWAVPKGEASKRDESAANQGRAKKNQSH from the exons ATGGTTACCAAAGCCACCGACTCCGCCTCCAAACCTCAG AATCAGCATGGAGAGCCAATGGAAGATACTAGTGGAACCTTGGCGAGCAAGATAGATCAGATGAGGAAGCAAATCCAGGAGGAGAGAATTATATCTGTCAAA GAAAAATTACAGAAGAATGGTGAGAATCTACAACATCAGATTTCAGCTATCTTGTCAGTTATCTCAAGTTGGGACTCATCACAGACCAAGGAAAACAGGGCCAGTGAAATGCTTTCTTCAAGAATTAACCAACCTCAGTCTAAGTACCTTTCTTTATTTCAACTTTTAGGAGAGAACAATCCTCATGGAATACCAGCACCAAGTATCAGGCTTCCATCCATTGAAAAAATACCAACATATACAACTTGGATGCATTTGGCCAG AAATGAGAAAATGAGTGAAGATCAGTCAATTATTGGTAGAAGACGCATCTATTATGAGAAACATGGAGGTGAAGCACTGATATGCAGTGACAGTGAtgaagaattaacagaaaatgagGGAGTTAAGCATGAATTTTCTGAAGGTGAAGACCGGCTTTTATG GATGGCATTTGAGGAACTTGGGCTAACTGATGAGGTATTGAATATTGTTAGTCAGTTTGTTCAGGGTACCAGTTTGGAAATTCAG GATAGGTACAAAGATCTCAAGGCAAAAAGTATGGGGAGGCAGAATCAGCACCATGAAGATTCTGGAGAATACAAACCTCACATTGGCATATGTTTGGAGAAAAGCCTGAGTGCTGCTTTAGATTCTTTTGATAACCTTTTCTGTCGCCGTTGCATA CAGCTGTTTGACTGTCCCCTGCATGGATGTTCTCAGCCTTTAATATATCCT AGTGAAAAGCAGCCAGTTTGGTCTGAACCTGAAGGTGACCGGAAACCATGCAGTGACCAATGTTATCTTCTG TTAAAGGATGTCAAGATGTTGTCAGAATACTTGACTCCTGGGTCCTTGCAGGGTAAGATAACTGCAACAGAAGAATCAGATGAGATATTGGCACCTTCCAGTGGAGAGGGGCCAAGTAATCAAAGTACTAAAGCTATCTCACAGGAAGAAAGACGTCTCACAGAAGATATTGGTTGTTGTGGAGATCTCAAATCTGATGTTCCTGTCCCAGAAATTATGGGGAAACGGAAGGTCAAAAATAAGTCAGACTCAGCATTACGCGATTCCATATTGCCTCCTGACGATTCTCAGACTCAGAACTCTagtaaaaagatgaagaaaatctCAGATGATATAGTTACTGGAAGCAGTGACCTAAATTTGGATGCATGCAATGAAGAAAAACAGAGAGTTACTCATGCATCATCAGAAGTTTCTGCTGAACATACTTCTGGTAGCAGTGGTAATGTAAAACCTGACAAAGATGTTGTGGATAGGCAAAAAGATACCAAAAATGAGATTGAATTTAAGAATTTGTACAGTTCAATGGAAGGGCAAGTTGATGAGAAGCTAAGTTTCTCAGATTGGAAAACTCTAGAGAAAGAATTATATTTCAAGGGAGTAGAAATGTTTGGAAGAAACAG CTGCCTTATAGCACGGAACTTGCTTTCTGGCTTGAAGACTTGCAAGGAAGTAGCTACTTACATGTCATTTCCCCACACCTCCAGTAATGGACCAAGTTCAATCACGGACGAAAATGGAAAAATCACTGCAAATCGCACG ATGTCATCAAGGTCACGGACGCTGCGGAAAAGGGGCAAAACAAGGAAATCTAAATATTCTTCTAAGTCTGCTGGCATCCCATTTGCTTGGAAAAGAATTGCTTCTGGGAAAAACCAATCTATCAAGCAGTATACCCCATGTGAATGTCAGACAATGTGCGGAAAGGATTGTCCTTGTCAGACTAATGAAACTTGCTGTGAAAAATATTGTGG GTGTTCAGATATCTGCAAAAATAGATATAGAGGATGCCATTGTGCTAAGAGTCAGTGCAGAAGTCGACAATGCCCATGTTTTGCAGCTGGACGAGAATGTGATCCAGATGTGTGTCGAAACTGCTGGGTTAG TTGCGGCGGTGGTTCACTAGGGGAGCCACCTCGACGAGGGGATGGTCATTGTGGAAATATGAGGATGCTTTTAAGGCAACGACAGAGG ATTCTTTTGGCAAAGTCATCTCTTGTAGGATGGGGAGCCTTCATAAAG AACTCAGTTAACAAAAATGATTACCTAGGAGAATACACGGGCGAACTGATTTCTCATAAAGAAGCAGATAAGCGTGGGAAAATATATGATCGTGAAAACTCATCTTTCCTTTTTAACTTAAATGATCAG TTGGTACTTGATGCTTGTCGCAAGGGTGATAAGTTGAAATTCGCAAACCACTGGGAAAGCCCCAACTGCGTTGCAAAG GTAATGCTGGTTGCTGGTGATCATCGAGTTGGGATATTTGCCAACAAAAACATTAACGCTGGTGAGGAGCTCTTCTATGATTATTGCTATGAACCAGAACACAGGCCACCATGGGCGGTTCCTAAAGGTGAGGCTTCTAAGAGAGATGAATCTGCTGCTAATCAAGGCAGGGCAAAGAAAAACCAATCTCATTGA
- the LOC107646072 gene encoding histone-lysine N-methyltransferase EZA1 isoform X4 gives MVTKATDSASKPQNQHGEPMEDTSGTLASKIDQMRKQIQEERIISVKEKLQKNGENNPHGIPAPSIRLPSIEKIPTYTTWMHLARNEKMSEDQSIIGRRRIYYEKHGGEALICSDSDEELTENEGVKHEFSEGEDRLLWMAFEELGLTDEVLNIVSQFVQGTSLEIQDRYKDLKAKSMGRQNQHHEDSGEYKPHIGICLEKSLSAALDSFDNLFCRRCIQLFDCPLHGCSQPLIYPSEKQPVWSEPEGDRKPCSDQCYLLLKDVKMLSEYLTPGSLQGKITATEESDEILAPSSGEGPSNQSTKAISQEERRLTEDIGCCGDLKSDVPVPEIMGKRKVKNKSDSALRDSILPPDDSQTQNSSKKMKKISDDIVTGSSDLNLDACNEEKQRVTHASSEVSAEHTSGSSGNVKPDKDVVDRQKDTKNEIEFKNLYSSMEGQVDEKLSFSDWKTLEKELYFKGVEMFGRNSCLIARNLLSGLKTCKEVATYMSFPHTSSNGPSSITDENGKITANRTDQKMSSRSRTLRKRGKTRKSKYSSKSAGIPFAWKRIASGKNQSIKQYTPCECQTMCGKDCPCQTNETCCEKYCGCSDICKNRYRGCHCAKSQCRSRQCPCFAAGRECDPDVCRNCWVSCGGGSLGEPPRRGDGHCGNMRMLLRQRQRILLAKSSLVGWGAFIKNSVNKNDYLGEYTGELISHKEADKRGKIYDRENSSFLFNLNDQLVLDACRKGDKLKFANHWESPNCVAKVMLVAGDHRVGIFANKNINAGEELFYDYCYEPEHRPPWAVPKGEASKRDESAANQGRAKKNQSH, from the exons ATGGTTACCAAAGCCACCGACTCCGCCTCCAAACCTCAG AATCAGCATGGAGAGCCAATGGAAGATACTAGTGGAACCTTGGCGAGCAAGATAGATCAGATGAGGAAGCAAATCCAGGAGGAGAGAATTATATCTGTCAAA GAAAAATTACAGAAGAATG GAGAGAACAATCCTCATGGAATACCAGCACCAAGTATCAGGCTTCCATCCATTGAAAAAATACCAACATATACAACTTGGATGCATTTGGCCAG AAATGAGAAAATGAGTGAAGATCAGTCAATTATTGGTAGAAGACGCATCTATTATGAGAAACATGGAGGTGAAGCACTGATATGCAGTGACAGTGAtgaagaattaacagaaaatgagGGAGTTAAGCATGAATTTTCTGAAGGTGAAGACCGGCTTTTATG GATGGCATTTGAGGAACTTGGGCTAACTGATGAGGTATTGAATATTGTTAGTCAGTTTGTTCAGGGTACCAGTTTGGAAATTCAG GATAGGTACAAAGATCTCAAGGCAAAAAGTATGGGGAGGCAGAATCAGCACCATGAAGATTCTGGAGAATACAAACCTCACATTGGCATATGTTTGGAGAAAAGCCTGAGTGCTGCTTTAGATTCTTTTGATAACCTTTTCTGTCGCCGTTGCATA CAGCTGTTTGACTGTCCCCTGCATGGATGTTCTCAGCCTTTAATATATCCT AGTGAAAAGCAGCCAGTTTGGTCTGAACCTGAAGGTGACCGGAAACCATGCAGTGACCAATGTTATCTTCTG TTAAAGGATGTCAAGATGTTGTCAGAATACTTGACTCCTGGGTCCTTGCAGGGTAAGATAACTGCAACAGAAGAATCAGATGAGATATTGGCACCTTCCAGTGGAGAGGGGCCAAGTAATCAAAGTACTAAAGCTATCTCACAGGAAGAAAGACGTCTCACAGAAGATATTGGTTGTTGTGGAGATCTCAAATCTGATGTTCCTGTCCCAGAAATTATGGGGAAACGGAAGGTCAAAAATAAGTCAGACTCAGCATTACGCGATTCCATATTGCCTCCTGACGATTCTCAGACTCAGAACTCTagtaaaaagatgaagaaaatctCAGATGATATAGTTACTGGAAGCAGTGACCTAAATTTGGATGCATGCAATGAAGAAAAACAGAGAGTTACTCATGCATCATCAGAAGTTTCTGCTGAACATACTTCTGGTAGCAGTGGTAATGTAAAACCTGACAAAGATGTTGTGGATAGGCAAAAAGATACCAAAAATGAGATTGAATTTAAGAATTTGTACAGTTCAATGGAAGGGCAAGTTGATGAGAAGCTAAGTTTCTCAGATTGGAAAACTCTAGAGAAAGAATTATATTTCAAGGGAGTAGAAATGTTTGGAAGAAACAG CTGCCTTATAGCACGGAACTTGCTTTCTGGCTTGAAGACTTGCAAGGAAGTAGCTACTTACATGTCATTTCCCCACACCTCCAGTAATGGACCAAGTTCAATCACGGACGAAAATGGAAAAATCACTGCAAATCGCACG GACCAAAAGATGTCATCAAGGTCACGGACGCTGCGGAAAAGGGGCAAAACAAGGAAATCTAAATATTCTTCTAAGTCTGCTGGCATCCCATTTGCTTGGAAAAGAATTGCTTCTGGGAAAAACCAATCTATCAAGCAGTATACCCCATGTGAATGTCAGACAATGTGCGGAAAGGATTGTCCTTGTCAGACTAATGAAACTTGCTGTGAAAAATATTGTGG GTGTTCAGATATCTGCAAAAATAGATATAGAGGATGCCATTGTGCTAAGAGTCAGTGCAGAAGTCGACAATGCCCATGTTTTGCAGCTGGACGAGAATGTGATCCAGATGTGTGTCGAAACTGCTGGGTTAG TTGCGGCGGTGGTTCACTAGGGGAGCCACCTCGACGAGGGGATGGTCATTGTGGAAATATGAGGATGCTTTTAAGGCAACGACAGAGG ATTCTTTTGGCAAAGTCATCTCTTGTAGGATGGGGAGCCTTCATAAAG AACTCAGTTAACAAAAATGATTACCTAGGAGAATACACGGGCGAACTGATTTCTCATAAAGAAGCAGATAAGCGTGGGAAAATATATGATCGTGAAAACTCATCTTTCCTTTTTAACTTAAATGATCAG TTGGTACTTGATGCTTGTCGCAAGGGTGATAAGTTGAAATTCGCAAACCACTGGGAAAGCCCCAACTGCGTTGCAAAG GTAATGCTGGTTGCTGGTGATCATCGAGTTGGGATATTTGCCAACAAAAACATTAACGCTGGTGAGGAGCTCTTCTATGATTATTGCTATGAACCAGAACACAGGCCACCATGGGCGGTTCCTAAAGGTGAGGCTTCTAAGAGAGATGAATCTGCTGCTAATCAAGGCAGGGCAAAGAAAAACCAATCTCATTGA
- the LOC107646072 gene encoding histone-lysine N-methyltransferase EZA1 isoform X2: MVTKATDSASKPQNQHGEPMEDTSGTLASKIDQMRKQIQEERIISVKEKLQKNGENLQHQISAILSVISSWDSSQTKENRASEMLSSRINQPQSKYLSLFQLLGENNPHGIPAPSIRLPSIEKIPTYTTWMHLARNEKMSEDQSIIGRRRIYYEKHGGEALICSDSDEELTENEGVKHEFSEGEDRLLWMAFEELGLTDEVLNIVSQFVQGTSLEIQDRYKDLKAKSMGRQNQHHEDSGEYKPHIGICLEKSLSAALDSFDNLFCRRCILFDCPLHGCSQPLIYPSEKQPVWSEPEGDRKPCSDQCYLLLKDVKMLSEYLTPGSLQGKITATEESDEILAPSSGEGPSNQSTKAISQEERRLTEDIGCCGDLKSDVPVPEIMGKRKVKNKSDSALRDSILPPDDSQTQNSSKKMKKISDDIVTGSSDLNLDACNEEKQRVTHASSEVSAEHTSGSSGNVKPDKDVVDRQKDTKNEIEFKNLYSSMEGQVDEKLSFSDWKTLEKELYFKGVEMFGRNSCLIARNLLSGLKTCKEVATYMSFPHTSSNGPSSITDENGKITANRTDQKMSSRSRTLRKRGKTRKSKYSSKSAGIPFAWKRIASGKNQSIKQYTPCECQTMCGKDCPCQTNETCCEKYCGCSDICKNRYRGCHCAKSQCRSRQCPCFAAGRECDPDVCRNCWVSCGGGSLGEPPRRGDGHCGNMRMLLRQRQRILLAKSSLVGWGAFIKNSVNKNDYLGEYTGELISHKEADKRGKIYDRENSSFLFNLNDQLVLDACRKGDKLKFANHWESPNCVAKVMLVAGDHRVGIFANKNINAGEELFYDYCYEPEHRPPWAVPKGEASKRDESAANQGRAKKNQSH, encoded by the exons ATGGTTACCAAAGCCACCGACTCCGCCTCCAAACCTCAG AATCAGCATGGAGAGCCAATGGAAGATACTAGTGGAACCTTGGCGAGCAAGATAGATCAGATGAGGAAGCAAATCCAGGAGGAGAGAATTATATCTGTCAAA GAAAAATTACAGAAGAATGGTGAGAATCTACAACATCAGATTTCAGCTATCTTGTCAGTTATCTCAAGTTGGGACTCATCACAGACCAAGGAAAACAGGGCCAGTGAAATGCTTTCTTCAAGAATTAACCAACCTCAGTCTAAGTACCTTTCTTTATTTCAACTTTTAGGAGAGAACAATCCTCATGGAATACCAGCACCAAGTATCAGGCTTCCATCCATTGAAAAAATACCAACATATACAACTTGGATGCATTTGGCCAG AAATGAGAAAATGAGTGAAGATCAGTCAATTATTGGTAGAAGACGCATCTATTATGAGAAACATGGAGGTGAAGCACTGATATGCAGTGACAGTGAtgaagaattaacagaaaatgagGGAGTTAAGCATGAATTTTCTGAAGGTGAAGACCGGCTTTTATG GATGGCATTTGAGGAACTTGGGCTAACTGATGAGGTATTGAATATTGTTAGTCAGTTTGTTCAGGGTACCAGTTTGGAAATTCAG GATAGGTACAAAGATCTCAAGGCAAAAAGTATGGGGAGGCAGAATCAGCACCATGAAGATTCTGGAGAATACAAACCTCACATTGGCATATGTTTGGAGAAAAGCCTGAGTGCTGCTTTAGATTCTTTTGATAACCTTTTCTGTCGCCGTTGCATA CTGTTTGACTGTCCCCTGCATGGATGTTCTCAGCCTTTAATATATCCT AGTGAAAAGCAGCCAGTTTGGTCTGAACCTGAAGGTGACCGGAAACCATGCAGTGACCAATGTTATCTTCTG TTAAAGGATGTCAAGATGTTGTCAGAATACTTGACTCCTGGGTCCTTGCAGGGTAAGATAACTGCAACAGAAGAATCAGATGAGATATTGGCACCTTCCAGTGGAGAGGGGCCAAGTAATCAAAGTACTAAAGCTATCTCACAGGAAGAAAGACGTCTCACAGAAGATATTGGTTGTTGTGGAGATCTCAAATCTGATGTTCCTGTCCCAGAAATTATGGGGAAACGGAAGGTCAAAAATAAGTCAGACTCAGCATTACGCGATTCCATATTGCCTCCTGACGATTCTCAGACTCAGAACTCTagtaaaaagatgaagaaaatctCAGATGATATAGTTACTGGAAGCAGTGACCTAAATTTGGATGCATGCAATGAAGAAAAACAGAGAGTTACTCATGCATCATCAGAAGTTTCTGCTGAACATACTTCTGGTAGCAGTGGTAATGTAAAACCTGACAAAGATGTTGTGGATAGGCAAAAAGATACCAAAAATGAGATTGAATTTAAGAATTTGTACAGTTCAATGGAAGGGCAAGTTGATGAGAAGCTAAGTTTCTCAGATTGGAAAACTCTAGAGAAAGAATTATATTTCAAGGGAGTAGAAATGTTTGGAAGAAACAG CTGCCTTATAGCACGGAACTTGCTTTCTGGCTTGAAGACTTGCAAGGAAGTAGCTACTTACATGTCATTTCCCCACACCTCCAGTAATGGACCAAGTTCAATCACGGACGAAAATGGAAAAATCACTGCAAATCGCACG GACCAAAAGATGTCATCAAGGTCACGGACGCTGCGGAAAAGGGGCAAAACAAGGAAATCTAAATATTCTTCTAAGTCTGCTGGCATCCCATTTGCTTGGAAAAGAATTGCTTCTGGGAAAAACCAATCTATCAAGCAGTATACCCCATGTGAATGTCAGACAATGTGCGGAAAGGATTGTCCTTGTCAGACTAATGAAACTTGCTGTGAAAAATATTGTGG GTGTTCAGATATCTGCAAAAATAGATATAGAGGATGCCATTGTGCTAAGAGTCAGTGCAGAAGTCGACAATGCCCATGTTTTGCAGCTGGACGAGAATGTGATCCAGATGTGTGTCGAAACTGCTGGGTTAG TTGCGGCGGTGGTTCACTAGGGGAGCCACCTCGACGAGGGGATGGTCATTGTGGAAATATGAGGATGCTTTTAAGGCAACGACAGAGG ATTCTTTTGGCAAAGTCATCTCTTGTAGGATGGGGAGCCTTCATAAAG AACTCAGTTAACAAAAATGATTACCTAGGAGAATACACGGGCGAACTGATTTCTCATAAAGAAGCAGATAAGCGTGGGAAAATATATGATCGTGAAAACTCATCTTTCCTTTTTAACTTAAATGATCAG TTGGTACTTGATGCTTGTCGCAAGGGTGATAAGTTGAAATTCGCAAACCACTGGGAAAGCCCCAACTGCGTTGCAAAG GTAATGCTGGTTGCTGGTGATCATCGAGTTGGGATATTTGCCAACAAAAACATTAACGCTGGTGAGGAGCTCTTCTATGATTATTGCTATGAACCAGAACACAGGCCACCATGGGCGGTTCCTAAAGGTGAGGCTTCTAAGAGAGATGAATCTGCTGCTAATCAAGGCAGGGCAAAGAAAAACCAATCTCATTGA
- the LOC107646072 gene encoding histone-lysine N-methyltransferase EZA1 isoform X1 has protein sequence MVTKATDSASKPQNQHGEPMEDTSGTLASKIDQMRKQIQEERIISVKEKLQKNGENLQHQISAILSVISSWDSSQTKENRASEMLSSRINQPQSKYLSLFQLLGENNPHGIPAPSIRLPSIEKIPTYTTWMHLARNEKMSEDQSIIGRRRIYYEKHGGEALICSDSDEELTENEGVKHEFSEGEDRLLWMAFEELGLTDEVLNIVSQFVQGTSLEIQDRYKDLKAKSMGRQNQHHEDSGEYKPHIGICLEKSLSAALDSFDNLFCRRCIQLFDCPLHGCSQPLIYPSEKQPVWSEPEGDRKPCSDQCYLLLKDVKMLSEYLTPGSLQGKITATEESDEILAPSSGEGPSNQSTKAISQEERRLTEDIGCCGDLKSDVPVPEIMGKRKVKNKSDSALRDSILPPDDSQTQNSSKKMKKISDDIVTGSSDLNLDACNEEKQRVTHASSEVSAEHTSGSSGNVKPDKDVVDRQKDTKNEIEFKNLYSSMEGQVDEKLSFSDWKTLEKELYFKGVEMFGRNSCLIARNLLSGLKTCKEVATYMSFPHTSSNGPSSITDENGKITANRTDQKMSSRSRTLRKRGKTRKSKYSSKSAGIPFAWKRIASGKNQSIKQYTPCECQTMCGKDCPCQTNETCCEKYCGCSDICKNRYRGCHCAKSQCRSRQCPCFAAGRECDPDVCRNCWVSCGGGSLGEPPRRGDGHCGNMRMLLRQRQRILLAKSSLVGWGAFIKNSVNKNDYLGEYTGELISHKEADKRGKIYDRENSSFLFNLNDQLVLDACRKGDKLKFANHWESPNCVAKVMLVAGDHRVGIFANKNINAGEELFYDYCYEPEHRPPWAVPKGEASKRDESAANQGRAKKNQSH, from the exons ATGGTTACCAAAGCCACCGACTCCGCCTCCAAACCTCAG AATCAGCATGGAGAGCCAATGGAAGATACTAGTGGAACCTTGGCGAGCAAGATAGATCAGATGAGGAAGCAAATCCAGGAGGAGAGAATTATATCTGTCAAA GAAAAATTACAGAAGAATGGTGAGAATCTACAACATCAGATTTCAGCTATCTTGTCAGTTATCTCAAGTTGGGACTCATCACAGACCAAGGAAAACAGGGCCAGTGAAATGCTTTCTTCAAGAATTAACCAACCTCAGTCTAAGTACCTTTCTTTATTTCAACTTTTAGGAGAGAACAATCCTCATGGAATACCAGCACCAAGTATCAGGCTTCCATCCATTGAAAAAATACCAACATATACAACTTGGATGCATTTGGCCAG AAATGAGAAAATGAGTGAAGATCAGTCAATTATTGGTAGAAGACGCATCTATTATGAGAAACATGGAGGTGAAGCACTGATATGCAGTGACAGTGAtgaagaattaacagaaaatgagGGAGTTAAGCATGAATTTTCTGAAGGTGAAGACCGGCTTTTATG GATGGCATTTGAGGAACTTGGGCTAACTGATGAGGTATTGAATATTGTTAGTCAGTTTGTTCAGGGTACCAGTTTGGAAATTCAG GATAGGTACAAAGATCTCAAGGCAAAAAGTATGGGGAGGCAGAATCAGCACCATGAAGATTCTGGAGAATACAAACCTCACATTGGCATATGTTTGGAGAAAAGCCTGAGTGCTGCTTTAGATTCTTTTGATAACCTTTTCTGTCGCCGTTGCATA CAGCTGTTTGACTGTCCCCTGCATGGATGTTCTCAGCCTTTAATATATCCT AGTGAAAAGCAGCCAGTTTGGTCTGAACCTGAAGGTGACCGGAAACCATGCAGTGACCAATGTTATCTTCTG TTAAAGGATGTCAAGATGTTGTCAGAATACTTGACTCCTGGGTCCTTGCAGGGTAAGATAACTGCAACAGAAGAATCAGATGAGATATTGGCACCTTCCAGTGGAGAGGGGCCAAGTAATCAAAGTACTAAAGCTATCTCACAGGAAGAAAGACGTCTCACAGAAGATATTGGTTGTTGTGGAGATCTCAAATCTGATGTTCCTGTCCCAGAAATTATGGGGAAACGGAAGGTCAAAAATAAGTCAGACTCAGCATTACGCGATTCCATATTGCCTCCTGACGATTCTCAGACTCAGAACTCTagtaaaaagatgaagaaaatctCAGATGATATAGTTACTGGAAGCAGTGACCTAAATTTGGATGCATGCAATGAAGAAAAACAGAGAGTTACTCATGCATCATCAGAAGTTTCTGCTGAACATACTTCTGGTAGCAGTGGTAATGTAAAACCTGACAAAGATGTTGTGGATAGGCAAAAAGATACCAAAAATGAGATTGAATTTAAGAATTTGTACAGTTCAATGGAAGGGCAAGTTGATGAGAAGCTAAGTTTCTCAGATTGGAAAACTCTAGAGAAAGAATTATATTTCAAGGGAGTAGAAATGTTTGGAAGAAACAG CTGCCTTATAGCACGGAACTTGCTTTCTGGCTTGAAGACTTGCAAGGAAGTAGCTACTTACATGTCATTTCCCCACACCTCCAGTAATGGACCAAGTTCAATCACGGACGAAAATGGAAAAATCACTGCAAATCGCACG GACCAAAAGATGTCATCAAGGTCACGGACGCTGCGGAAAAGGGGCAAAACAAGGAAATCTAAATATTCTTCTAAGTCTGCTGGCATCCCATTTGCTTGGAAAAGAATTGCTTCTGGGAAAAACCAATCTATCAAGCAGTATACCCCATGTGAATGTCAGACAATGTGCGGAAAGGATTGTCCTTGTCAGACTAATGAAACTTGCTGTGAAAAATATTGTGG GTGTTCAGATATCTGCAAAAATAGATATAGAGGATGCCATTGTGCTAAGAGTCAGTGCAGAAGTCGACAATGCCCATGTTTTGCAGCTGGACGAGAATGTGATCCAGATGTGTGTCGAAACTGCTGGGTTAG TTGCGGCGGTGGTTCACTAGGGGAGCCACCTCGACGAGGGGATGGTCATTGTGGAAATATGAGGATGCTTTTAAGGCAACGACAGAGG ATTCTTTTGGCAAAGTCATCTCTTGTAGGATGGGGAGCCTTCATAAAG AACTCAGTTAACAAAAATGATTACCTAGGAGAATACACGGGCGAACTGATTTCTCATAAAGAAGCAGATAAGCGTGGGAAAATATATGATCGTGAAAACTCATCTTTCCTTTTTAACTTAAATGATCAG TTGGTACTTGATGCTTGTCGCAAGGGTGATAAGTTGAAATTCGCAAACCACTGGGAAAGCCCCAACTGCGTTGCAAAG GTAATGCTGGTTGCTGGTGATCATCGAGTTGGGATATTTGCCAACAAAAACATTAACGCTGGTGAGGAGCTCTTCTATGATTATTGCTATGAACCAGAACACAGGCCACCATGGGCGGTTCCTAAAGGTGAGGCTTCTAAGAGAGATGAATCTGCTGCTAATCAAGGCAGGGCAAAGAAAAACCAATCTCATTGA